A window of Clostridium botulinum BKT015925 contains these coding sequences:
- a CDS encoding alpha-galactosidase, giving the protein MGIKFDCKNKVFYLNSKEMSYIMQIDKIGNLVHLYWGKKIRVCNPESLLQFTIRDYVSYPYKEDKKISLDILPQEYPSYGTSDYRTPAYQVEAKDGSTISEAKYKSHKIFKGKVAIKGLPSTYVMEENEAETLEIELYDEILKLKIKLCYTIYEEFNVITRSVCFINESDNDIKILKALSSSVDFKDNKFDLMHLTGAWARERYIEKIPLGINSQIIDSKRGASGHQQNPFVALLRKDTDEDHGEVYGFNLVYSGNFIAQAEVDQFKTCRLSMGINPFDFSWLLEPKEEFQTPEVVMVYSDEGLGKMSRTYHKLYRTRLCRGFFKEKERPILVNNWEATYFDFNEEKLLDIAKEGKKLGIELFVLDDGWFGKRDSDKCSLGDWVENKRKLPKGLKGIAEDINNLGMKFGLWVEPEMISPDSELYREHPDWCLHVKDRRRSESRNQLILDFSRNDVCDYIISTLSKVFSSANIGYVKWDMNRNMTEIGSSLLPSKRQRETAHRYILGLYRVMETIVTKFPSILFEGCAGGGGRFDPAILYYMPQIWTSDNTDAIARLKIQYGTSIVYPPIMMTAHVSAVPNHQVGRITPLKTRGDVAMFGNLGYELDLTELKNEEKEEVKKQISNYKDIRKLVQFGEVYRLISPFNENKASWIIVSEDKSEFIVYFYRMLMEPNAEFERLKLKGIDPNKKYKLIESNSIYFGDELMFLGIPITCRHKDFESVVLRFKAIN; this is encoded by the coding sequence ATGGGAATTAAATTTGATTGTAAAAATAAAGTGTTTTATTTAAACTCTAAAGAAATGAGTTATATAATGCAGATAGACAAAATCGGAAATCTTGTTCATTTGTATTGGGGCAAGAAAATAAGGGTTTGTAATCCAGAGAGTTTATTGCAATTTACTATAAGAGATTATGTATCTTATCCATACAAAGAAGACAAAAAAATTTCGTTAGATATATTACCACAAGAATATCCATCGTATGGAACGTCTGATTATAGGACACCTGCTTATCAAGTTGAGGCAAAGGACGGTTCAACAATATCTGAAGCTAAATATAAATCACATAAAATATTTAAAGGAAAGGTAGCAATAAAGGGATTACCATCAACATATGTTATGGAAGAAAATGAGGCGGAAACACTAGAAATAGAATTATATGATGAAATATTAAAATTAAAAATAAAACTTTGTTATACGATATATGAAGAATTTAATGTAATAACTAGATCGGTTTGTTTTATAAATGAATCAGACAATGATATAAAAATTTTAAAAGCGTTAAGTTCCAGTGTAGATTTTAAAGATAATAAATTTGACTTAATGCATCTTACAGGGGCTTGGGCAAGAGAAAGGTACATTGAAAAAATACCTCTTGGAATTAATTCTCAGATTATTGATAGTAAAAGAGGAGCAAGTGGTCATCAACAAAATCCATTTGTTGCATTATTGAGAAAGGATACAGACGAAGATCATGGAGAAGTATATGGATTTAATCTTGTGTATAGTGGAAATTTTATTGCACAAGCAGAGGTTGATCAATTTAAGACATGTAGACTATCAATGGGCATAAATCCTTTTGATTTTAGTTGGTTATTAGAGCCAAAAGAAGAATTCCAAACACCAGAGGTAGTTATGGTTTATTCAGATGAAGGACTTGGGAAAATGTCCAGAACATATCATAAATTATATCGTACTAGATTGTGCAGAGGTTTTTTTAAAGAAAAAGAGAGACCAATACTTGTTAATAATTGGGAAGCTACTTATTTTGATTTCAATGAAGAAAAATTATTAGATATTGCAAAAGAAGGGAAAAAACTAGGAATTGAATTATTTGTTTTGGATGATGGGTGGTTCGGAAAAAGGGATAGTGATAAATGTTCTTTAGGGGATTGGGTTGAGAATAAGAGAAAGCTACCTAAAGGATTAAAAGGAATTGCTGAAGATATAAATAATTTAGGAATGAAGTTTGGATTATGGGTAGAACCAGAAATGATTTCACCAGATAGTGAACTTTATAGAGAACATCCAGACTGGTGTTTACATGTAAAGGATAGAAGGAGATCAGAATCCAGAAATCAATTGATTTTAGATTTTTCAAGAAATGATGTATGTGATTATATTATAAGTACTTTATCCAAAGTGTTTTCTAGTGCAAATATAGGTTATGTTAAGTGGGACATGAATAGAAATATGACAGAAATAGGGTCATCATTATTGCCTTCAAAACGACAACGTGAAACGGCTCATAGATACATTTTGGGATTGTATAGAGTAATGGAGACTATAGTAACGAAGTTTCCAAGCATACTATTTGAGGGATGTGCAGGAGGCGGAGGTCGATTTGATCCAGCTATATTATATTATATGCCTCAAATATGGACAAGCGATAACACAGATGCTATAGCAAGGCTAAAGATTCAATATGGAACAAGTATAGTATATCCTCCTATTATGATGACAGCTCATGTATCAGCGGTTCCGAATCATCAGGTTGGAAGGATAACACCTTTAAAAACTCGTGGAGATGTAGCTATGTTTGGAAATCTAGGATATGAGTTAGATCTTACTGAATTAAAAAATGAAGAAAAAGAAGAAGTGAAAAAACAAATTAGTAATTATAAAGATATAAGAAAATTGGTTCAATTTGGAGAAGTATATAGATTAATTAGCCCATTTAATGAAAATAAGGCATCATGGATTATTGTATCCGAAGATAAAAGTGAGTTTATAGTATATTTTTATAGAATGCTTATGGAACCAAATGCTGAATTTGAGAGATTAAAATTAAAGGGAATTGATCCAAATAAGAAATATAAATTAATAGAAAGTAATTCTATTTACTTTGGAGATGAATTAATGTTTTTAGGAATACCAATTACTTGCAGACATAAAGATTTTGAAAGTGTAGTTTTAAGATTTAAAGCTATAAATTAG
- a CDS encoding phospho-sugar mutase, giving the protein MDYMKVYEQWLNNDFIDSKTKEELESIKENKEEIQDRFYKNLEFGTAGLRGKLGAGSNRMNVYNISKVTQGIADFIKEKGQEYMDRGVAIAYDVRHFSKEFSKTAALVLAANGIKAYLFEDIRPTPELSFTIRKLHTAAGIIITASHNPKEYNGYKVYWEDGAQVLSMIADSMTKKINEIKDFKDVKIMDEKEALNKELLIILGKDIDDEYIEKVKSLSIRNNIDKDIKIVYSPLNGTGNIPVRRVLKERGFTNIIVVPEQENPDPDFSTVGYPNPEDTKAFKYSEALGKKVDADLLIATDPDCDRLAIEVKDSNGEYVAFNGNQTGAILIKYIVEGMNQIGTLPKNGAIVKSIVTGDLGKVIAEKYGVKTFEALTGFKNICGRIPKFESTGEYQFIFGYEESIGYNASTFVRDKDGVSSSMLLCEAAAYYKSIGKTLIDVLNEIFKEHGYYKEKQISLVLEGIEGQQRIERMMKEYRKSYPNEIGTMKLKKCIDFLNGYEDIGASNVLKFYLDDGSWYAVRPSGTEPKIKIYLYTKADTSEKAENNLKVMEDVIIGKLNSIK; this is encoded by the coding sequence ATGGATTACATGAAGGTATACGAACAATGGCTTAACAATGATTTTATAGACTCAAAAACTAAAGAAGAATTGGAAAGCATAAAAGAAAATAAAGAAGAAATTCAAGATAGATTTTATAAAAATTTAGAATTTGGTACTGCTGGACTAAGAGGAAAACTTGGTGCTGGTAGCAACAGAATGAATGTTTACAACATATCTAAAGTTACTCAAGGTATAGCTGATTTTATAAAAGAAAAAGGTCAAGAATACATGGATAGAGGCGTTGCTATAGCTTACGATGTTAGACATTTTTCAAAAGAATTTTCTAAAACAGCAGCACTTGTGCTTGCAGCAAATGGAATAAAGGCTTATCTATTTGAAGATATTCGTCCAACACCTGAACTTTCTTTTACAATTAGGAAACTGCACACTGCTGCTGGAATTATTATTACAGCAAGTCACAATCCTAAAGAATATAATGGTTATAAAGTTTACTGGGAAGATGGAGCACAAGTTCTTTCAATGATAGCTGACTCAATGACCAAAAAAATAAATGAAATTAAAGATTTTAAAGATGTTAAAATTATGGATGAAAAAGAAGCTCTAAATAAAGAACTTTTAATTATACTAGGTAAAGATATTGATGATGAATACATTGAAAAAGTTAAATCTTTAAGCATAAGAAATAACATTGATAAAGATATTAAAATAGTTTACTCCCCTCTTAATGGAACAGGAAATATACCTGTAAGACGTGTTTTAAAAGAAAGAGGTTTTACTAATATAATAGTTGTTCCTGAGCAAGAAAATCCAGATCCTGATTTTTCAACAGTTGGATATCCTAATCCTGAAGATACTAAAGCATTTAAATATTCTGAAGCCTTAGGAAAAAAAGTAGATGCGGATCTTTTAATTGCAACAGATCCTGACTGCGATAGACTGGCTATAGAAGTTAAAGATTCAAATGGAGAATATGTTGCATTTAATGGAAATCAAACTGGAGCTATACTTATAAAATATATTGTTGAAGGTATGAATCAAATCGGAACTCTTCCTAAAAACGGAGCTATAGTAAAATCTATAGTTACAGGAGATCTTGGAAAAGTTATTGCTGAAAAATATGGAGTTAAAACCTTTGAAGCTTTAACTGGATTCAAGAATATTTGTGGTAGAATTCCTAAGTTTGAATCTACTGGTGAATATCAATTTATTTTTGGGTATGAAGAAAGTATAGGATATAATGCTAGTACTTTTGTTAGGGATAAAGATGGTGTAAGTTCTTCTATGCTTTTATGTGAAGCTGCCGCTTATTATAAAAGCATTGGAAAAACTTTGATTGATGTACTCAATGAAATCTTTAAAGAACATGGTTACTATAAAGAAAAACAAATTTCTCTTGTACTTGAAGGTATTGAAGGTCAACAAAGAATCGAAAGAATGATGAAAGAATATAGAAAATCTTATCCTAATGAAATTGGAACTATGAAACTTAAAAAATGCATAGACTTTTTAAATGGATACGAGGATATTGGAGCTTCAAATGTTTTAAAATTCTATCTTGATGATGGAAGTTGGTATGCCGTTCGTCCTTCTGGAACAGAACCTAAAATCAAAATTTACTTATATACTAAAGCAGATACATCTGAAAAAGCTGAAAATAATTTAAAAGTTATGGAAGATGTTATTATAGGAAAATTAAACTCTATAAAATAA
- a CDS encoding late competence development ComFB family protein — MYQLKNYSEEIVDKLLIELLDNYDNICKCNQCTQDIKACALNYIKPKYITSTKGEIYARALNEINKQENINILKALIHAIDIVSKNPKHD; from the coding sequence ATGTACCAATTAAAAAATTATTCGGAAGAAATAGTAGATAAATTATTAATAGAATTATTAGATAACTACGATAATATTTGTAAGTGTAATCAATGCACGCAAGATATTAAAGCATGCGCTTTAAATTATATAAAACCTAAGTATATAACCTCTACAAAAGGCGAAATATATGCACGAGCCTTAAATGAAATAAACAAACAAGAAAATATAAATATACTAAAAGCACTAATACATGCTATAGATATAGTTAGTAAAAATCCTAAGCATGATTAA
- a CDS encoding dipeptidase — protein MKVIDFHCDTISQIYTNNCELLSNDFSVDIKKLQNAHSLAQFFALFVELNPKEDPFDVCCNMLNKFYDEISKNKNTISLATNYQELIKNKSENKISAFLTIEEGAVLKGSISNLKKFYDKGVRLITLTWNFPNEIGYPNAITKFRSKGLTPFGLELIHEMNNLNMIIDVSHLSDGGFYDVAKYSKAPFVASHSNSRSITNHPRNLTDDMIKIISEKGGIIGINFFGKFLGGGNFSKIEDMLHHIDHIKNIGGIDVLSLGSDFDGIDSILDIPNIGKIDKLIHALKLHGFSENDIEKIFYKNALRLIKEVC, from the coding sequence ATGAAAGTCATTGATTTTCACTGTGATACAATATCCCAAATATATACTAATAATTGTGAATTACTGAGTAATGATTTTTCTGTTGATATAAAAAAATTACAAAATGCACACTCATTAGCACAATTCTTTGCCTTATTTGTTGAACTCAATCCAAAGGAAGATCCCTTCGATGTATGCTGTAATATGCTTAATAAATTCTATGATGAAATAAGTAAAAATAAAAATACTATATCTCTTGCTACAAATTATCAGGAATTAATAAAAAATAAATCTGAAAATAAAATATCTGCTTTTTTAACCATTGAAGAAGGTGCTGTTCTTAAAGGCAGTATTTCCAATTTAAAAAAGTTTTATGATAAAGGCGTACGATTGATTACTCTAACTTGGAATTTTCCTAATGAAATTGGATATCCAAATGCAATTACAAAATTTAGGAGTAAAGGACTTACCCCTTTTGGACTTGAACTTATTCATGAGATGAACAATCTTAATATGATTATCGATGTCTCTCATCTTTCAGATGGAGGCTTTTATGATGTTGCTAAATATTCTAAAGCTCCTTTTGTTGCTTCACATTCAAATTCAAGAAGTATTACAAATCACCCTCGTAACCTTACGGATGATATGATAAAAATAATTTCTGAAAAAGGTGGCATAATCGGAATAAACTTCTTTGGAAAATTTTTAGGTGGCGGTAATTTTAGTAAAATAGAAGATATGTTACACCATATAGACCACATTAAAAATATTGGAGGCATAGATGTCCTTTCATTAGGTTCGGATTTTGATGGTATCGATTCCATATTGGACATTCCCAACATAGGTAAAATAGATAAACTTATTCATGCATTAAAACTACATGGATTTAGTGAAAATGATATAGAAAAAATTTTTTATAAAAATGCTTTAAGACTTATAAAAGAAGTTTGTTAA